In one Pseudomonas sp. SCA2728.1_7 genomic region, the following are encoded:
- the algB gene encoding sigma-54-dependent response regulator transcription factor AlgB: MESATEHQGRILLVDDESAILRTFRYCLEDEGYTVATANSAAQADALLQRQVFDLCFLDLRLGEDNGLDVLAQMRIQAPWMRVVIVTAHSAVDTAVDAIQAGAADYLVKPCSPDQLRLATAKQLEVRQLSARLEALEGEIRKPKDGLDSHSPAMKVVLETARQVASTDANILILGESGTGKGELARAIHGWSKREKKSCVTINCPSLTAELMESELFGHSRGAFTGASESTLGRVNQADGGTLFLDEIGDFPLTLQPKLLRFIQDKEYERVGDPVTRRADVRILAATNLNLEDMVRDGRFREDLLYRLNVITLHLPPLRERAEDILTLADRFLARFVKEYARPARGFSDEAREALLGYRWPGNIRELRNVVERASIICPQERVEISHLGMAEQPANNAPRVGAALSLDELEKAHIGAVLATAGTLDQAAKTLGIDASTLYRKRKQYNL; the protein is encoded by the coding sequence ATGGAATCTGCCACTGAGCATCAAGGCCGCATTCTGCTGGTGGACGACGAATCCGCCATCCTGCGTACTTTCCGTTATTGCCTCGAAGATGAAGGCTATACGGTCGCCACAGCCAACAGCGCGGCCCAGGCTGACGCCTTGTTGCAACGTCAGGTCTTCGACCTGTGCTTCCTTGATTTACGCTTGGGCGAAGACAACGGTCTCGACGTGCTGGCGCAGATGCGCATTCAGGCGCCATGGATGCGTGTGGTGATCGTCACTGCGCATTCGGCCGTCGACACTGCCGTGGATGCGATCCAGGCCGGCGCCGCCGACTATCTGGTCAAACCGTGCAGCCCGGATCAGTTGCGTCTGGCCACCGCCAAGCAACTGGAAGTGCGCCAACTGTCGGCGCGCCTCGAAGCGCTGGAAGGCGAGATCCGCAAACCGAAGGATGGCCTCGATTCCCACAGCCCAGCGATGAAAGTTGTCCTGGAAACGGCCCGCCAGGTTGCCAGCACTGACGCCAACATTCTGATCCTCGGCGAGTCCGGTACCGGTAAAGGTGAGCTGGCCCGAGCGATTCATGGCTGGAGCAAACGCGAGAAGAAATCCTGCGTGACCATCAACTGCCCGTCGCTGACGGCGGAATTGATGGAGAGCGAGCTGTTCGGTCACAGTCGCGGTGCGTTTACCGGGGCCAGCGAAAGCACCTTGGGGCGAGTCAATCAGGCGGACGGCGGCACGCTGTTTCTCGACGAGATCGGCGACTTTCCCCTGACATTACAACCCAAATTGCTGCGTTTCATTCAGGACAAGGAATACGAGCGGGTAGGGGATCCGGTCACCCGCCGGGCCGACGTGCGCATTCTAGCGGCGACCAATCTCAATCTCGAAGACATGGTCCGTGACGGGCGTTTCCGTGAAGACCTGCTCTATCGCCTGAACGTCATCACCCTGCACCTGCCGCCACTGCGCGAGCGCGCCGAGGACATTCTGACCCTGGCCGATCGCTTCCTCGCCCGTTTCGTCAAAGAGTACGCACGTCCGGCACGGGGCTTCAGCGACGAGGCTCGCGAGGCGCTGCTGGGCTACCGCTGGCCGGGCAACATTCGTGAGCTGCGTAACGTGGTCGAGCGGGCGAGCATCATCTGCCCGCAGGAACGCGTGGAAATCAGCCACCTCGGCATGGCCGAGCAACCGGCCAACAACGCTCCTCGCGTCGGTGCGGCGTTGAGTCTCGACGAGTTGGAAAAGGCCCACATCGGTGCGGTTCTCGCTACTGCCGGCACCCTGGATCAAGCGGCAAAAACCCTCGGCATCGACGCTTCGACCCTGTACCGCAAGCGCAAGCAGTACAACCTGTGA
- a CDS encoding DUF1328 domain-containing protein, with protein sequence MLSWAITFLIIAIIAAVLGFGGIAGTATGIAKILFVVFLVMFIASFFFGRRGRG encoded by the coding sequence ATGTTGAGCTGGGCAATTACATTCTTGATCATTGCCATCATCGCCGCAGTACTGGGCTTCGGTGGTATCGCGGGCACCGCCACGGGTATCGCCAAGATTCTCTTTGTCGTGTTCCTGGTGATGTTCATCGCTTCCTTCTTCTTTGGCCGTCGCGGCCGAGGTTGA
- a CDS encoding inhibitor of vertebrate lysozyme family protein, whose protein sequence is MSALKTLAAALLLGGSAMAMAANDGQARVNELLASDEQYRETWEGVIKKEERVPEWVINLSGTSEQQMNAVTEDDEKYLVGPLCENQDKCLNHRLIVAFSFDKDDAYAMLVDVPEGLPQDKSPTRHATYRFFGKPDQGMQDLLMETLKKDPKWY, encoded by the coding sequence ATGAGTGCTTTGAAGACACTGGCAGCCGCCCTGCTTCTGGGCGGTAGTGCCATGGCGATGGCGGCCAACGACGGCCAGGCGCGGGTCAACGAACTGCTCGCCTCTGACGAGCAGTACCGTGAAACCTGGGAAGGCGTAATCAAGAAAGAAGAGCGCGTACCGGAATGGGTGATCAACCTGTCCGGGACCTCCGAACAACAGATGAACGCGGTTACTGAGGACGACGAGAAATACTTGGTCGGCCCGCTCTGCGAGAATCAGGACAAGTGCCTGAATCATCGATTGATCGTCGCATTCAGTTTTGACAAGGATGACGCCTACGCCATGCTGGTTGATGTGCCTGAAGGCCTTCCGCAAGACAAGTCACCGACGCGACATGCGACCTATCGCTTCTTCGGCAAACCCGACCAAGGTATGCAGGATCTACTGATGGAAACCCTGAAGAAAGATCCGAAGTGGTATTGA
- the gltP gene encoding glutamate/aspartate:proton symporter GltP yields MKKAKISLAWQILIGLVLGIAIGALLNHFSAEKAWWISNVLQPAGDIFIRLIKMIVIPIVISSLIVGIAGVGDAKKLGRIGLKTIIYFEIVTTIAIVVGLLLANLFHPGTGIDMSTLGTVDISKYQATAAEVQHEHAFIETILNLIPSNIFAAMARGEMLPIIFFSVLFGLGLSSLQSDLREPLVKMFQGVSESMFKVTHMIMNYAPIGVFALIAVTVANFGFASLLPLAKLVILVYVAIAFFAFVVLGLIAKLFGFSVIKLMRIFKDELVLAYSTASSETVLPRVIEKMEAYGAPKAICSFVVPTGYSFNLDGSTLYQSIAAIFIAQLYGIDLSISQQLLLVLTLMVTSKGIAGVPGVSFVVLLATLGSVGIPLEGLAFIAGVDRIMDMARTALNVIGNALAVLVIARWEGMYDDAKGQRYWNSLPHWRSKEKLPAGEISKN; encoded by the coding sequence ATGAAGAAGGCAAAAATTAGCCTCGCCTGGCAGATCCTCATCGGTCTGGTTTTGGGTATTGCAATTGGTGCGTTGCTCAACCATTTCAGTGCCGAGAAGGCCTGGTGGATCAGCAACGTCCTGCAACCGGCAGGCGATATCTTTATCCGTCTGATCAAGATGATCGTGATTCCGATCGTCATCTCTTCCCTGATCGTCGGCATCGCCGGCGTGGGCGACGCCAAGAAGCTCGGGCGTATCGGCCTGAAGACGATCATCTATTTCGAAATCGTCACCACCATCGCCATCGTCGTAGGCCTGCTGCTGGCCAACCTGTTCCATCCGGGCACAGGCATCGACATGAGCACCCTCGGCACGGTGGATATCTCCAAGTACCAGGCAACCGCCGCCGAGGTACAGCATGAACACGCGTTCATCGAGACCATCCTCAACCTGATCCCGTCGAACATCTTCGCGGCCATGGCCCGCGGCGAAATGCTGCCGATCATCTTCTTCTCCGTGCTGTTCGGTCTCGGTCTGTCGAGCCTGCAGTCGGACCTGCGCGAGCCGCTGGTGAAGATGTTCCAGGGCGTCTCGGAAAGCATGTTCAAAGTCACCCACATGATCATGAACTATGCGCCGATCGGCGTATTCGCACTGATCGCGGTGACCGTCGCCAACTTCGGCTTCGCCTCACTGCTGCCGCTGGCCAAACTGGTGATCCTGGTTTACGTCGCCATCGCCTTCTTCGCCTTCGTGGTGCTGGGCCTGATCGCCAAGCTGTTCGGCTTCTCGGTGATCAAGCTGATGCGCATCTTCAAGGATGAGCTGGTGCTGGCCTACTCCACCGCTTCTTCGGAAACCGTGCTGCCACGCGTGATCGAGAAGATGGAAGCCTACGGCGCGCCGAAAGCCATCTGCAGCTTCGTGGTACCGACCGGTTATTCGTTCAACCTCGACGGTTCGACCCTGTACCAGTCCATCGCGGCGATCTTCATCGCTCAGCTGTACGGCATTGATCTGTCGATCAGCCAGCAGCTGCTGCTGGTCCTGACCCTGATGGTCACCTCCAAAGGCATCGCCGGCGTACCGGGCGTGTCCTTCGTGGTGCTGCTGGCGACCCTCGGCAGTGTTGGTATTCCGCTGGAAGGTCTGGCGTTCATCGCCGGTGTCGACCGCATCATGGACATGGCGCGTACTGCACTGAACGTGATTGGTAACGCCCTGGCGGTACTGGTTATCGCACGTTGGGAAGGCATGTACGACGATGCCAAGGGCCAGCGCTACTGGAACTCCCTGCCGCACTGGCGCAGCAAGGAAAAACTGCCAGCGGGCGAAATCTCGAAGAACTGA